Within Stella humosa, the genomic segment CCAGGTCGACCAGCACCTGCGCGCGTGGCGCATCGAAGGTCTCGCCGGTGGCGACGTAGAGCATGCCGTCCGGCCCGAAGGCGATGCGCCCGCCATTGTGGAAGCGCGCACCCGGCACGCCGGCCAGCACGACGCGGTCGAAGGTGGCCGTGCCGGCGTCGGCCGACAGGCGCAGGCGGATCACCCGGTTGCCGATGTCGGCCCCCTCGGCATGGGTGTGCATCGCATAGAGGTAGGGCTGCCGGGGATACTCGGGGTGCAGGGCCAGGCCCATCAGCCCACCCTCGCCACCCTGGCGGACGGCGATGGTGGCGACCGGGCCGGCTGCCAGCCGGCCGCCGTCGATCAGCCGGATGCGGCCAGGCCGCTCGCTCACCAGCGCCCGGCCATCGGGCAGGAAAACCAGCGACCAGGGCGCCTCCAGCCCGCCCACCCAGGTCGCGGCTGCGATGCCGGCGGGGGTGGCGACGGCGACGTCGTTCACCGCCTGGGGCCGGCCGCCGCGAATCGGGTCGGCAGCGGCGATTGCCGGCCAGGCAACCGCCAGGGCGGCCGCGAGCGACAGGGGCAGGCGAAATTTCATCGGAACGGTTCCCCGGATATCCAGCAGGCCAGGCTGTAACGCAGGCCGGCCGTCACCGGTGTCACGCGGTGCAGTTGCCAGGGCGGGAACAGCACCATGGTGCCGCGCTCGCGCCGGGTGCGGGTGATCTCCTGCGAGAAGCGCAGTTCGAGGTCGCCGCCCTCGTAGTCGGCCGGGTCGGAAAGCTGGATGACGACGCTGAGCTTGCGCAGGATGGGCGGCCCGTCGCCCACGTCCTGGTGCCAGCCGTAATGGTCGCCGCCGGCCGCGTAGCGGGCGAA encodes:
- a CDS encoding PQQ-dependent sugar dehydrogenase, with amino-acid sequence MKFRLPLSLAAALAVAWPAIAAADPIRGGRPQAVNDVAVATPAGIAAATWVGGLEAPWSLVFLPDGRALVSERPGRIRLIDGGRLAAGPVATIAVRQGGEGGLMGLALHPEYPRQPYLYAMHTHAEGADIGNRVIRLRLSADAGTATFDRVVLAGVPGARFHNGGRIAFGPDGMLYVATGETFDAPRAQVLVDLGGKILRVTPDGAVPADNPFPGSPVWSLGHRNVQGLAFHPGTGTLFASEHGPSGEFGLRALDEVNVIRRGANYGWPLAVGAAGDARFADPILAWPDPATPPSGMAFWRGDLFVATLRSQALLRIRLEPASGGGWRPTAVERWFGERSTQPLGRLRDAVAGPDGALYVLTNNRDGRGRPQEGDDRILRITPAQ